The following are from one region of the Ferrimicrobium sp. genome:
- a CDS encoding HRDC domain-containing protein encodes MEHFRRERDTNSTQATDDAPDLMAAQVHRQGIRLRWVATEADLVEVVKEAQTVRSVAVDTEFHRERSYYPKLALVQARVGDLIFLIDPLVVDLAPLGEIFGDGEIKFVFHASEQDLEILERAVGTRPTQLFDTQVAAGFLGLSHASLGALLNQYLHVTIAKGARLSDWMARPLTPEQIDYAATDVLYLEELERKIVAELEATNRRSWAMEEMQAVVRRRRFEAPVELAWTRIRECRSLDDEQNRRIAARVAAWREEQARVRDVPARSILSDLAISSIARAAPASRSELTRLRGVDPRRLDAEAVGQLLELVASDEPIGTVTAELAISATMRPELAPIVLLTAAVVQAKAMELGIDPSLIAARDDIVDFVIRRRGGLSRGWRYEVCGCEVGALLTGERTIQVVEDHRLQVRPSPGSR; translated from the coding sequence TTGGAGCATTTCCGTCGCGAGAGAGATACCAATAGCACGCAGGCAACCGATGACGCTCCCGATCTCATGGCGGCACAGGTGCATCGACAGGGGATTCGGCTACGTTGGGTGGCAACCGAAGCCGACCTGGTGGAGGTCGTCAAGGAGGCGCAGACGGTGCGATCAGTGGCGGTTGACACGGAGTTCCATCGCGAACGAAGCTATTATCCGAAGTTAGCGCTGGTGCAGGCTCGGGTTGGCGATCTGATCTTTCTGATCGATCCGCTTGTCGTCGATCTGGCCCCGCTGGGGGAAATCTTTGGCGACGGGGAGATCAAGTTCGTCTTTCACGCGAGCGAACAGGACCTTGAGATCCTCGAGCGCGCAGTTGGCACCCGTCCGACCCAACTTTTCGATACACAAGTAGCGGCGGGCTTTCTGGGCTTGAGTCACGCCTCCCTCGGAGCGTTGCTCAACCAGTATCTCCACGTCACGATTGCGAAGGGGGCTCGGCTCTCGGATTGGATGGCGCGCCCCCTCACTCCCGAGCAGATTGATTATGCGGCGACAGATGTCCTCTATCTGGAGGAGCTCGAACGCAAGATTGTTGCTGAGCTCGAAGCCACAAACCGTCGGAGCTGGGCGATGGAAGAGATGCAGGCGGTCGTGCGGCGCCGTCGGTTCGAGGCTCCGGTGGAACTAGCTTGGACGCGCATTCGCGAATGCCGCAGTCTCGATGATGAGCAGAATCGACGAATCGCCGCACGAGTCGCCGCATGGCGAGAGGAGCAGGCTCGGGTGCGCGATGTTCCCGCACGTTCCATTTTGTCGGACCTTGCCATCTCCTCCATCGCCAGAGCCGCTCCTGCGTCGCGTTCGGAGTTAACTCGGCTGCGTGGGGTAGACCCACGACGGCTTGACGCTGAGGCGGTCGGCCAACTGCTTGAGTTGGTGGCGAGCGATGAACCGATTGGTACCGTCACCGCGGAGCTCGCGATCTCGGCGACCATGCGACCAGAGCTGGCCCCGATTGTGCTGTTGACCGCTGCGGTCGTGCAGGCCAAGGCTATGGAGCTTGGAATCGACCCTTCATTGATCGCTGCTCGAGACGATATTGTGGATTTTGTGATCCGCCGGCGTGGCGGACTCTCGCGGGGTTGGCGTTACGAAGTATGCGGCTGTGAGGTCGGGGCGTTATTGACTGGTGAGCGTACCATCCAAGTGGTCGAGGATCATCGTCTCCAGGTCCGTCCATCTCCAGGTTCGCGATAG
- a CDS encoding Mur ligase family protein, producing the protein MGHELAVVAAVIMGVIAQLPAVKWVRVAQREHYLPGRIGGFFALWFRASFINQALLVVGLILLVGSFVHSFGTDVHLVLAALLVLCLLATPVGLGFRGRTSKLALTSRMKRLLVTVGVIDALVTLIGWLIGVPLGFALLSGYLASLIVELGLIATQPLEDRLLGRYVDDATERLLRIRPKVVGITGSFGKTTTKNYLATLLEGSVRAIASPASFNNRGGLARSINERLVPGTEVFIAEMGTFGPGEIAALCSWIPPQIAVLTALGPVHLERFGSEASILRAKLEITEQASVVIINVDYPRLALAAKALAGSVTERKIIKVSAIQLDVDVTVKPNEEGELVIYLGGQKLDKIDAGDIAPTNLACAIAAALECGLTGEAICARLAFIASPANRLVTAVVPESGVEVIDDTYNSNPAGARRALAALDRRGGETATKFVVTPGMVELGKRQYPENYALGKAVGRVADELIVVAKTNRAALIEGAAEAQADAQGCRLTRVLTVKDRTAAIAQVKRTAKPGDVVLYENDLPDHYP; encoded by the coding sequence ATGGGTCACGAGCTTGCTGTTGTAGCGGCCGTCATAATGGGTGTGATCGCACAGCTTCCGGCAGTGAAGTGGGTTCGTGTCGCCCAACGGGAGCATTATCTTCCTGGGCGTATCGGTGGGTTTTTCGCACTTTGGTTCAGAGCTTCCTTCATCAACCAGGCGTTGCTCGTCGTCGGTCTGATACTCCTAGTCGGAAGTTTTGTTCACTCCTTCGGGACCGACGTGCATCTCGTTCTCGCTGCGCTGTTGGTGCTCTGTCTGTTAGCCACGCCAGTCGGTCTTGGGTTTCGAGGCCGAACCTCGAAACTCGCACTGACCTCGCGGATGAAGCGCCTGCTGGTGACAGTAGGAGTTATCGATGCCCTGGTGACGCTCATCGGCTGGCTCATTGGGGTTCCTCTCGGATTCGCCTTGTTAAGTGGCTACCTGGCATCCTTGATCGTCGAGCTTGGACTCATCGCAACCCAACCGCTCGAGGACCGTCTACTCGGGCGCTATGTGGATGATGCGACGGAGCGACTCCTGCGCATCCGCCCAAAGGTGGTTGGCATCACTGGCTCCTTTGGTAAGACGACGACGAAGAACTATCTGGCGACCCTGCTCGAGGGATCTGTGCGTGCCATCGCCTCACCAGCGTCCTTCAACAACCGGGGAGGTCTTGCCCGTTCTATCAATGAACGACTGGTGCCAGGTACTGAGGTCTTCATCGCTGAGATGGGTACTTTTGGGCCGGGAGAGATTGCCGCACTTTGTTCTTGGATCCCACCCCAGATCGCGGTACTGACCGCGCTTGGCCCTGTCCATCTCGAACGCTTTGGATCCGAGGCATCAATTTTGCGGGCAAAACTTGAGATCACAGAGCAGGCATCGGTCGTGATCATCAATGTGGACTACCCCCGCCTTGCTCTCGCTGCGAAGGCACTTGCCGGCAGTGTGACTGAGCGAAAGATCATCAAGGTCTCGGCAATCCAGCTTGATGTAGACGTGACGGTCAAGCCCAATGAAGAGGGGGAGTTGGTCATCTATCTTGGGGGTCAAAAGCTTGACAAGATCGATGCTGGAGACATCGCTCCTACGAACTTAGCCTGTGCGATCGCCGCTGCGCTTGAGTGCGGCCTCACCGGCGAGGCCATCTGTGCTCGCCTCGCGTTCATTGCCTCGCCAGCGAACCGACTGGTGACGGCGGTGGTCCCCGAGAGTGGTGTAGAGGTCATCGATGACACCTACAACTCGAATCCTGCGGGAGCTCGTCGAGCGCTCGCGGCTCTTGACCGACGCGGTGGCGAAACGGCGACCAAGTTTGTCGTTACTCCTGGCATGGTGGAGCTTGGCAAGCGTCAATACCCGGAGAACTATGCTCTTGGAAAGGCGGTAGGTCGCGTCGCTGACGAGTTGATCGTGGTTGCCAAGACGAACCGAGCTGCACTGATTGAAGGGGCCGCCGAGGCGCAGGCAGATGCCCAAGGCTGCCGCCTCACACGGGTGCTCACCGTCAAGGATCGAACGGCTGCGATTGCGCAGGTGAAGCGCACGGCGAAGCCGGGTGACGTTGTTCTTTACGAGAACGATCTGCCTGATCATTACCCGTAG
- a CDS encoding PH domain-containing protein produces the protein MTAHEPMTPSLGQLSGRTQRIVGAMVDPEERVVAIVHPHWWLVLGPAATFVAASIIAIVLTTFNYALLSLLGLLILGAAVVNMLFRGLQWYFEMLVITDRRVRFSRGVLLRKTSEIPLRHVNDITTQQGIIGRILHFGRLHIDSGDAFGDELITFVPNPTRLRQLLASLEDAQQSGSAGAVSAVNTNADSLSRLERLTILRAGGFLSDTEFERAKSSLLRDLDGEQGTRY, from the coding sequence ATGACCGCGCACGAGCCAATGACGCCAAGTCTCGGACAGCTGTCGGGTCGCACGCAACGCATCGTCGGCGCGATGGTTGATCCGGAGGAACGGGTGGTTGCCATCGTCCACCCACACTGGTGGTTGGTGCTCGGACCTGCGGCGACCTTTGTGGCGGCGAGCATCATCGCGATTGTCTTGACTACCTTTAACTATGCTCTGCTCAGCCTCCTCGGTCTGCTCATCCTGGGGGCCGCCGTGGTGAACATGCTCTTCCGTGGCTTGCAGTGGTACTTTGAGATGTTGGTGATCACCGATCGACGTGTTCGGTTTTCGCGAGGGGTACTGCTGCGCAAGACCAGTGAGATTCCGTTGCGTCACGTGAATGATATCACCACTCAGCAGGGGATCATCGGAAGAATTCTTCATTTTGGACGCCTGCACATCGACTCAGGTGACGCCTTTGGCGATGAACTCATCACCTTTGTCCCGAATCCCACACGATTGCGTCAGCTCCTTGCCAGCCTGGAGGATGCCCAGCAGTCAGGGTCTGCTGGTGCGGTGTCGGCCGTCAACACCAACGCCGATTCGCTCAGTCGACTTGAGCGGTTAACGATCCTACGGGCAGGAGGATTCTTGAGCGACACGGAGTTCGAGCGGGCGAAGTCGTCACTGTTGCGTGACCTCGATGGGGAACAGGGAACGCGTTACTGA
- a CDS encoding class I SAM-dependent methyltransferase, whose amino-acid sequence MPDNAVRDALARRWSRQLQDWAIPQEILAKTPESPWSFDPNGFRPLRDVPLNQTQLALVELLDRSPHRSVLDVGAGAGAAVLPIGSSIRSLLALDQNAEMLEVLALESEASPELLVETRVGDFFDLEPELGRFDVVTSQNVIYNISNLFGFLEGLLAHAEVGVVLELTLHHPHYGLNLLWEEFHQLERPTDPSATDVIEALTVLGVSPKVVIGPGLRRSMDPAQQIISTRRRLCLAPTEDRAIQAAIQAGRMLVNPTVTLICELAGA is encoded by the coding sequence ATGCCTGATAACGCAGTTCGGGACGCACTAGCGCGGCGGTGGTCCCGACAGCTACAAGATTGGGCGATACCCCAGGAGATACTCGCCAAGACCCCGGAGTCGCCGTGGAGCTTTGACCCCAATGGGTTCCGTCCACTCAGGGACGTGCCACTCAACCAGACCCAGTTGGCCCTTGTCGAGCTGCTCGATCGGTCTCCGCACCGCAGTGTTCTCGATGTTGGGGCGGGTGCTGGCGCGGCAGTTCTCCCGATTGGCTCCTCTATTCGTTCTCTGTTGGCTCTCGATCAGAACGCGGAGATGCTTGAGGTGCTCGCCCTTGAGAGTGAAGCATCGCCTGAGCTGTTGGTCGAGACGCGAGTCGGTGACTTCTTCGACCTTGAACCAGAGCTTGGACGTTTTGACGTGGTGACCTCGCAGAACGTTATCTACAACATCTCGAATCTCTTCGGTTTTCTCGAGGGACTTCTTGCTCATGCTGAGGTAGGAGTCGTGCTTGAACTGACCCTGCACCATCCACACTATGGCCTCAATCTGCTTTGGGAGGAGTTCCATCAGCTCGAGCGTCCAACGGATCCCAGCGCAACTGATGTCATCGAAGCACTGACGGTGCTCGGAGTCTCCCCAAAGGTGGTGATCGGACCTGGATTGCGACGATCCATGGACCCTGCTCAACAGATCATCTCCACGAGGAGAAGGCTCTGTTTGGCGCCGACGGAGGATCGGGCGATACAGGCAGCGATCCAAGCGGGTCGGATGCTCGTCAACCCAACGGTGACCCTCATCTGTGAGCTCGCCGGTGCATGA
- a CDS encoding alpha/beta fold hydrolase yields MQLHYERTGPPDRPVVVLIHGLGGQLTDWPEPAITRFVEAGYQVLTYDQRDSGLSTRLTHVGIPDLLSIYMGRRELAPYTLADMADDLLELLDRLGIDQVHLVGVSMGAMVAQQFLIEEPKRVLSLISMLGSTGRTGVGQPSEMALGALMNPNREEPLELVVGRPRSARERQAILDRIDRGAARLAAAGIDDPVASVRQLSAVLASPDRSTALSTLAALPSLVVHGVLDPLVNVSGGIDTFRVLAGSRLLLFADLGHDLPAWCWDRLATEMLDTITEAGGVGCGATTGYSGR; encoded by the coding sequence GTGCAGTTGCACTACGAACGCACGGGTCCACCGGATCGCCCGGTGGTTGTCTTAATTCACGGCCTTGGCGGTCAGTTGACGGACTGGCCAGAGCCTGCCATCACGCGCTTTGTTGAGGCTGGTTATCAGGTCTTGACCTACGACCAGCGCGATAGTGGGCTTTCGACCCGATTGACGCACGTCGGTATTCCCGATCTATTGTCGATTTATATGGGACGCCGAGAGCTCGCTCCCTATACATTGGCAGATATGGCAGACGATCTGCTCGAGTTACTTGATCGTCTCGGCATCGATCAAGTCCATCTCGTTGGCGTTTCGATGGGAGCGATGGTGGCGCAGCAATTCCTGATCGAGGAGCCTAAGCGTGTGCTGTCGCTGATCAGCATGCTCGGTTCCACTGGACGTACCGGTGTTGGTCAGCCGAGCGAGATGGCTCTTGGAGCGCTCATGAACCCGAACCGCGAAGAACCCTTGGAGTTGGTGGTCGGTCGGCCTCGTTCAGCGCGAGAGCGCCAAGCGATCCTCGATCGCATCGATCGAGGTGCCGCTCGGTTGGCGGCGGCCGGCATTGATGACCCGGTTGCAAGTGTGCGTCAGTTGAGCGCCGTGCTCGCTTCGCCTGATCGTTCGACGGCGCTGTCGACGTTGGCGGCCTTGCCATCGCTCGTCGTCCACGGGGTGCTCGATCCGCTCGTCAACGTATCTGGTGGCATCGACACCTTTCGGGTGTTGGCGGGCTCGCGACTCCTTCTCTTTGCCGATCTCGGACATGACCTACCCGCTTGGTGCTGGGATAGGCTGGCGACAGAGATGCTGGATACAATCACTGAAGCTGGGGGGGTAGGTTGTGGGGCCACTACAGGGTATTCGGGTCGTTGA
- a CDS encoding alpha/beta fold hydrolase: MVFLHGWRRDLHDWSKVIELLRDDLSILALDLPGFGDSPEPLTALNSVGYAQAVAEVIREWRHDAGVGRVVVVGHSFGGRVAIELASVVAPELVDEIVLIGVPIIRPESQARSPWGYRLIRSLAGMGVVSKERLERARQRYGSDDYRQARGVMRQIFVEVVKEEYLDHLLLVQRPIWMLWGTLDQACPVALARQAASASSWATLKVLDGVHHLVPLEDPQSIAELITTRVIGS, encoded by the coding sequence GTGGTATTCCTTCACGGTTGGCGCCGTGACCTGCATGATTGGTCCAAGGTGATCGAACTACTGAGGGACGATCTCTCGATCCTCGCGCTCGATCTCCCCGGCTTTGGGGATTCACCAGAGCCACTTACCGCTCTGAACTCGGTGGGCTATGCTCAGGCGGTTGCAGAGGTCATCCGTGAGTGGCGCCACGACGCAGGGGTTGGCCGCGTGGTGGTGGTCGGCCATTCGTTTGGTGGTCGGGTCGCTATTGAACTGGCCAGCGTGGTGGCCCCAGAGCTCGTCGATGAAATTGTACTCATCGGTGTACCTATTATCCGACCGGAGAGTCAGGCAAGGTCGCCATGGGGCTACCGACTCATTCGATCACTTGCTGGGATGGGGGTGGTGTCCAAAGAGCGTCTCGAACGAGCGCGCCAGCGATACGGCTCGGACGATTACCGTCAGGCTCGTGGTGTGATGCGCCAGATCTTTGTCGAGGTGGTGAAGGAAGAGTATCTCGATCATCTCCTCTTGGTCCAGCGGCCCATCTGGATGCTCTGGGGTACGCTTGATCAGGCGTGTCCTGTTGCATTGGCACGCCAGGCAGCGAGCGCCAGTTCCTGGGCAACGCTCAAGGTGCTCGATGGGGTTCATCACCTGGTCCCGCTTGAGGATCCTCAGTCGATTGCGGAGCTGATTACGACTAGAGTGATCGGGTCCTAG